One genomic window of Caldivirga maquilingensis IC-167 includes the following:
- a CDS encoding cytochrome b, with amino-acid sequence MGLRDAVNNASNRIRSIINSVRGFSIEKWLEERTRLSELPLVGVPDYMLSLRYWTGGLVASAFFWQVVTGLILLLYYQPSNPYDSTMSLINNTIWGKVLLASHLYGAYVMIFLMLVHMFRNYFEGSYKRPRELQWFIGVIMGAVTFGIAFFGYSLIGDTLSVDGADVAKGLIQGFPGGSTILTILFGTGSEIEQYTRVLAWHIILAALLMLLLLLHLGLAEQHGIMPDPRRHGYRAPALYDKSKVPPWWPRNFLYTVAILFWTWGFIILIPSILLMLPPNSIPILFSPLPGPPPTSPQAASIPPYPLWFFLYVYKIVDFGIPAFSGTQGAAVAVTVGGIIPLLFLLLLPFLDRSDKLHPLDRIGFTIVMVWLLVVWLSLYSVLGALTPGVIIPPSIVALITLPPTVVIIGGLLAVRRIWVNQLKRYNGTVTAGTVTDLKSKAKEIALKRAYATLALIVLTAVEIAIMAVFWRIAPYLTPKDSQVAGALVGVGLIVFGEVIALYRYIAYPPKVTE; translated from the coding sequence GTGAATAATGCTAGTAATAGGATTAGAAGCATTATAAATAGCGTTAGAGGCTTTAGTATTGAGAAGTGGCTTGAGGAGAGAACTAGGTTAAGTGAGTTACCGTTGGTTGGTGTTCCTGATTACATGCTTAGTTTAAGGTATTGGACCGGTGGCCTAGTGGCCTCAGCCTTCTTCTGGCAGGTGGTAACCGGTTTAATACTACTACTCTACTACCAGCCCAGTAATCCCTATGACTCAACCATGAGCCTAATAAACAACACGATATGGGGTAAGGTACTGCTGGCCTCTCACCTATACGGAGCCTATGTAATGATATTCCTAATGCTTGTTCACATGTTTAGGAACTACTTCGAGGGTTCTTATAAGAGGCCTAGGGAGCTTCAATGGTTCATTGGAGTAATAATGGGTGCAGTAACCTTCGGCATAGCCTTCTTCGGCTACTCACTCATCGGTGACACATTATCTGTCGATGGCGCTGATGTGGCTAAGGGTTTAATCCAAGGATTCCCAGGCGGCAGCACAATATTAACAATACTCTTCGGGACCGGTAGTGAGATTGAGCAGTATACCAGGGTCTTGGCCTGGCATATAATACTGGCAGCACTCCTAATGCTACTGCTCCTCCTTCACCTGGGTTTGGCTGAGCAGCATGGTATAATGCCAGACCCCAGGAGACATGGCTACAGGGCGCCGGCGCTTTACGATAAGTCTAAGGTACCGCCCTGGTGGCCTAGGAACTTCCTCTACACTGTGGCTATATTATTCTGGACATGGGGCTTCATAATACTGATACCATCAATACTACTAATGCTACCACCCAACTCAATACCAATACTCTTCTCACCACTACCTGGCCCACCACCAACAAGCCCACAGGCAGCCTCAATACCACCATACCCACTTTGGTTCTTCCTCTACGTCTACAAGATCGTTGACTTCGGAATACCGGCATTCTCAGGTACTCAGGGTGCGGCCGTGGCTGTTACGGTAGGTGGCATTATACCATTACTCTTCCTACTCCTACTACCGTTCCTAGACCGTAGTGATAAGCTTCATCCACTTGATAGAATAGGGTTCACCATAGTCATGGTTTGGCTGCTCGTCGTATGGTTAAGCCTATACTCTGTTCTAGGCGCATTAACACCAGGTGTTATTATACCGCCATCCATTGTGGCTTTAATAACACTACCACCCACAGTGGTGATAATAGGTGGTTTACTTGCTGTTAGGAGGATCTGGGTAAACCAGTTGAAGAGGTATAATGGCACGGTCACCGCGGGTACGGTCACTGATCTTAAGTCTAAGGCTAAGGAGATTGCTTTAAAGAGGGCTTACGCGACACTAGCCTTAATTGTTCTCACAGCCGTTGAGATAGCGATAATGGCTGTATTCTGGCGTATTGCACCATACCTAACCCCCAAGGATTCCCAGGTGGCTGGGGCATTGGTTGGCGTGGGCTTAATAGTGTTTGGTGAGGTAATTGCCCTCTACCGCTACATAGCTTACCCACCTAAGGTGACTGAATGA